CTCGGCCTTTGGGGGATCCTGCTGATCGCAGCCCCCCTATGGCTGCGGATGTTCCGCATGGGACCGGCCGAGTGGCTCCTCCGCCAGGCTACGCGGATACCCGGACCCGTACCAATGCTGCCGCCCGTCCGCCGGCCGCGGCGCCCCGGGGCCGGCTGAGAACACCCGCATCCCGCAAACCGGAGGTGGACCATGAAGGTAACCATCGAAGTGGACCTGACCCCGCAGGAGGCCCAGGAGTTGATGGCCGGCTCGGCGGAGTCGGCCCTGGCCTTCCAGCAGCAGTTCCTCGAGGCGGTCTCCCAGGAGGTGGCCCGCCAGCTGACCCGGCAGTGGGAGCATTGGCCCCGGCCACCATGGGCCCAGACGCCGGAGAGCGGCAGGGAATAGCACCGGGGCCCGGGCGTCCGGGCGGAAAGCGCGCGACACAGCGTCCATACTGAAGGCCGTGGACTTGATCAGGGAGGGTCCCATGGCCACGCAGACCCCGAAACGCATCGACCTGGCGCTTCAGGGCGGCGGCGCCCACGGCGCGCTGACCTGGGGCGTGCTTGAGCGCATCCTCGAAGATGAGCGCCTAGAGATCGACAGCATCAGCGGGACCAGCGCCGGAGCCATGAACGCCGCGGTCGTCGCCGACGGGCTGCAGCGCGGCGGCCGTGAACAGGCCCGAGCGGGGCTACACCGATTCTGGTCGTCGGTGAGCGAGGCTGCCCGTTTCTCACCGATCCAGCGCAGCCCCTGGGACCGTCTCCTCGGCAACTACAGCCTAGACTACTCCCCAGGCTACCTGTTCTTTGAAAACCTCACCCAGCTCCTCCACCCGGCCCAGCTCAATCCCTTCGGGATCAACCCGCTGCGCGACCTGATCGCCACTCAGGTCGATTTCGACCAGGTCAACGCCTGCCGCAAGGTCAAGGTGTACGTCACCGCCACCCACGTGCGCACCGGTCGGGCCCACATCTTCCGCCAGCCGCACCTGTCGGCGGATGCGGTGATGGCCTCGGCCTGCCTGCCCTTCATGTTTAACGCCGTCACCATCGACGGCGAGGCGTACTGGGATGGCGGCTACAGCGGCAACCCCGCCCTCTACCCGCTGGTCGATGACCCGAGCTGCCAGGACCTGATCGTTGTGCAGATCAACCCCATGGCCCGCCAGCAGCTGCCCACTACCGCCCGGGAGGTGCTCAACCGGATCAACGAGATCACCTTTAACTCGGCGCTGATCAAGGAGCTGCGCTCGATTCATCTGCTTCACCAGTTGATCGAGGCCGAGGATCTCCAGCTCGAGCGCTACCGCGCCATGCGCCTGCACCTGATCCACGCCGAGCACGAGGTCGAAGCGCTGAGTGCCTCAAGCAAGCTCAATGCCGAGTGGCCCTTCCTCACGCGCCTGCGTGATCAGGGCTACGGCTGGGCGGATGCCTGGCTGGACCAACACTTCGATGACCTGGGCGTGCGCTCGACCTTCGACCTGGACGAGCTCTTCGCCGACGCCTTTCGGCCGGTACACCCCGAGGAGGAACCCCGCATCGAGGGCACCCGCTGATGATCGAAATCGCGGCCATCCTGATCGCGCTGGTGCTGCTGATCTATCTCGCCTAACGCCTCGCTGCTGCCCATCTTCAATACCGCCAGCCTGGTGGGCTTCGGCACGGTCATCGCCTCACTGGCCGCCTTCGAGACGATCAGCGGCTGGGTGACCGCCATCGGCGGCGACAACCCGCTGATCTCACTGGCCGTCGCCGTCAACGTCCTCGCCGGCATGACCGGCTCCGCCTCCGGCGGAATGAGCATCGCGCTGGCCACACTCGGTGACAGCTATCTGGCCATGGGCCAGGCGGCGGGGATCTCACCGGAGCTGATGCACCGCGTCACCGCAGTGGCCACCGGAGGGCTCGACGCCCTGCCCCACAACGGCGCGGTGATTACGCTGCTCTCCATCTGCGGACTGACCCACCGCCAGGCCTACCTAGACATCGCCGTAGTGGCGATGCTGGTTCCCCTGATCGCGCTGGTCTTCCTCATCACGGTGGGTTCGATTTTTGGCACCTTTTAGACGCCCTGTACGGCACCCCGGCAACGCCGGGCCAAGAGGCGATCAGCGCCGCGCCACCCGTGGGCCCTGATCGCCGCCGCCAGAACCAAGCCGATGCTCGCCGTCGGCCTTTTCCGCCTTGCGCTCCTGCAGGCGCTGGTACCAGAGGGTATCGCGGTGGCTGTCCACCTCGAGCTGCTGTCGCAGCTGCTCGACCAGTTGGCTGGTGTCTTCGGACAGGGTCCCGTAGCGCTCCTGCCACTGCTCCAGGGCCTCCCGAAAACGGCCGTAAGCCTCCAGCGGGTCACTGGGGCGCTCGGCCTTATGCTCATCCACCCGCTCGGCCTGGGCGCGTGCGCTCGCAGTCAGCGCCCCGCCACTCTGCCGATCGGCGTAATCGACCAACAGCGCCGCCTCGCGCCGACGCAGGGGACGCCCCTGCTCGACCACCCGTTCGCGGTAGATGCGACACGGCCGGCTGTGGAGACACGCCTCGCGCACCCCGAGCAGATCCTGGGCACGATCGGCCAGCTCGTCACGCTCTGCCTCCAACCGACGCAGCTCCTGCCCCCGACCCAGGGTCCACGCGGCAAAGATCAGACCACCGGCCAGCACGCCCAGGGCCAACACGCCCCAGGCGAGCAGGGGCACACCGGGTGGCGCCAGCCAGGCAGCCAGGGTCACGCCCAGCAACAACAGGGGGACCGCAATCAATGCCCAGCGAGCCTGGCGCTCCAGGGCCTGGTGCTCCGGCTCGCGGTCCGAGGCCAGACGGCGGAAGGTATCCAGCAGCGAGCGGTCGCGCACGCCGGCCAGAAAGCGGTTCATATCATGGAGTTCGGGCGGGGTTGCCCGCTCGATGAGCCCGTCGTGGAAGAGCTGCGGCGATTTGCGAGACACCCGGACCTCCACAGAATGGCCCGCGTCAGGGTGCGTGGACGGGCAATGGCGGGTTAGGGACAGACAAGCTGTCACCCCCACGGCCGGGCGGCGCGCTGCCGCCCGGCCGTGGGCTTCACGCGGATCGCCTACCCCGCGGAACGCGGCTCGCCGGCCGCCTCGTCCCGCTGGGCCTCGGCCTGCTCCGCGGCACGCTGCTCCTCCACGGCGCCCTCGTCCTCACGAACCTCGTCGGTGCGCCGATTGACCTCACGGACGTGATTTCGCTGCGCGTTCACCATGCATCCGAACATCGATGACCTCCCTTTGCTGGCTGCACGTCACAGGGCCTAGATGAGCACAACTGAATCGGCATTTCAAACCCGGCCGGGTCTCCGGATTATGGGTCTTCCTGTGGTGCGTGGCAGCGAGCGTGGCGGCCGGCCTAGGGCTCCAGGCCTGATGCCGCCGCGGCCGCAAGCACCTCGGCGAGAGCGCTCTGCGCGGGGGTCGGGCTGTCCAGTCCACCCAACTCGCGTGCGACGCTGACAAGATCCGCGGCCTCGTCGAGATCGGTCAGGGGGCGCAGGGTCAGCCAGCTCCCCTGCTCCGCCATGACCTCCCGGAACACGGCCAGCGTGCGGGGGTGGCTGTAGGGTACCGCCCGCCATCGCTGCCCGGGTAGTGTCCGGTTGCTCCCGAACAGCCAGAACCCGCCGTCGCGGGCCGGGCCGATCACGATACGGGCGTCCTCCGCCTCGAGCCACGATGCAGCGCGGGCGAGATCCTCCGGCGAGACCTGCGGCGCATCGGCCCC
This genomic window from Halorhodospira halophila contains:
- a CDS encoding TIGR04282 family arsenosugar biosynthesis glycosyltransferase, giving the protein MTAIALFVKTPGCSAVKTRLAAGLGRLEAERLYLRCAGAVAEAAQSAALGPVYWALAEPVAVAGGFWPGLPALAQGEGELGERMGRVHDTLVRKHGRGILLGADAPQVSPEDLARAASWLEAEDARIVIGPARDGGFWLFGSNRTLPGQRWRAVPYSHPRTLAVFREVMAEQGSWLTLRPLTDLDEAADLVSVARELGGLDSPTPAQSALAEVLAAAAASGLEP
- a CDS encoding patatin-like phospholipase family protein, yielding MATQTPKRIDLALQGGGAHGALTWGVLERILEDERLEIDSISGTSAGAMNAAVVADGLQRGGREQARAGLHRFWSSVSEAARFSPIQRSPWDRLLGNYSLDYSPGYLFFENLTQLLHPAQLNPFGINPLRDLIATQVDFDQVNACRKVKVYVTATHVRTGRAHIFRQPHLSADAVMASACLPFMFNAVTIDGEAYWDGGYSGNPALYPLVDDPSCQDLIVVQINPMARQQLPTTAREVLNRINEITFNSALIKELRSIHLLHQLIEAEDLQLERYRAMRLHLIHAEHEVEALSASSKLNAEWPFLTRLRDQGYGWADAWLDQHFDDLGVRSTFDLDELFADAFRPVHPEEEPRIEGTR